A window from Equus caballus isolate H_3958 breed thoroughbred chromosome 8, TB-T2T, whole genome shotgun sequence encodes these proteins:
- the PMAIP1 gene encoding phorbol-12-myristate-13-acetate-induced protein 1: MPTRKARKSGQPSPTRAPAELEAECAIQIRRIGDKLNFRQKLLNLIAKLFRSGT, from the exons ATGCCTACAAGGAAGGCGCGTAAGTCTGGGCAGCCGAGCCCCACGCGAGCCCCGGCAG AGCTTGAGGCTGAGTGTGCCATTCAAATTAGGAGAATTGGAGACAAACTGAATTTCCGGCAGAAACTTCTGAATCTCATAGCCAAACTCTTCCGCTCAGGAACCTGA